In Phycodurus eques isolate BA_2022a chromosome 10, UOR_Pequ_1.1, whole genome shotgun sequence, a genomic segment contains:
- the frs3 gene encoding fibroblast growth factor receptor substrate 2: MGSCWSCLYRDPIRDNHLTKFKVINVDDEGNELGSGIMELTQTELILHTRKRDAIRWPYLCLRRYGYDSNLFSFESGRRCQTGQGIFAFKCSRAEEIFNLLQELMQCNSINVVEESMMMSRSGHTPEMEMSRTPQTPNTPAFPVPAFPNGYPGYPIRGDSSQPSLAEDHGHNLMALEDQTHTYVNTVSMEGDLAMRHCVHSLPEVRPSTFTETTRVGNQGNTQSNLRCCPLEEHQDPQVFLQPSSQEVKFMLGPTPAQRHLLQRERERERERLSHGPHSLQPVEGATGSETDGDEASVHMCNSHSYHHFHHHPHRHPCHEHPDSCPGAELTYENINGLRSGRKQRLSPSSVSQSVGSSSSSSTGDSHTHSLLHPHGPSSLPPQGYGCERPIGGGHRRTALLNYENLPSLPPVWEYSALQRNDEQEEDDDDADEEEYEEEEEDFDEYEFSEGPETTNGYDPDGRGIHRDALQNYVNTEQVQPPRLRHSCPPHPRPCQPDRGGRIFSFDFRRRSRSGVGVCEHEHMPPSRQLNYIQVDLEGEPPCQALGGGGGQPHQRLPPQKCGPQAPRRSECYAVIDLKKTAAMSNLQKALPRDDGTSRKTRHNSTDLPL, translated from the exons ATGGGGAGCTGTTGGAGCTGTCTGTACAGGGACCCCATCCGAGACAATCATCTCACCAAGTTTAAG GTCATCAATGTGGACGATGAAGGCAACGAGCTGGGCTCTGGTATCATGGAGCTCACCCAGACCGAGCTCATTCTTCACACACGCAAAAGGGATGCCATCAGGTGGCCATACCTCTGCCTGCGCCGCTACGGCTACGACTCCAACCTGTTTTCTTTTGAGAGCGGGCGCCGCTGTCAGACCGGACAGG GAATATTTGCCTTCAAGTGCTCTCGGGCTGAGGAGATCTTCAACCTGCTCCAGGAGCTGATGCAATGCAACAGCATCAACGTGGTGGAGGAGTCCATGATGATGTCTCGCAGCGGCCACACGCCAGAGATGGAGATGTCTCGCACACCACAGACGCCCAACA CTCCAGCATTTCCCGTGCCGGCTTTTCCCAACGGATACCCTGGTTATCCAATCAGAGGGGATTCCTCCCAGCCTTCCCTTGCTGAGGATCATGGACACAATCTGATGGCTTTGGAAGACCAG ACCCACACCTATGTGAATACTGTTAGCATGGAGGGGGATCTCGCCATGCGTCACTGTGTGCACTCTCTACCTGAGGTGCGGCCCAGCACTTTCACTGAAACAACACGAGTCGGAAACCAAGGGAATACGCAGTCAAACCTGCGGTGCTGTCCCCTTGAGGAGCATCAAGACCCCCAGGTGTTCCTACAGCCATCGTCGCAAGAGGTCAAGTTCATGCTGGGCCCCACTCCAGCACAGCGTCATCTCCTGCAAAGGGAGCGGGAGCGTGAGCGGGAGCGGCTCAGTCACGGCCCCCACAGCCTTCAGCCAGTAGAGGGCGCAACAGGCTCAGAGACGGACGGAGACGAGGCCTCGGTGCACATGTGCAACTCCCACTCCTATCACCATTTCCATCACCACCCACACCGGCACCCGTGCCACGAGCACCCAGACAGCTGCCCAGGCGCCGAGCTCACCTATGAGAACATCAACGGCCTGAGGAGCGGCCGGAAGCAGCGGCTGAGTCCAAGCAGCGTGTCCCAGTCTGTGggctccagcagcagcagcagcaccggGGACAGTCACACCCATTCCCTCCTGCACCCGCACGGCCCGTCTTCGCTTCCCCCACAGGGCTACGGCTGCGAGAGGCCCATAGGTGGAGGTCACCGTCGGACGGCCCTGCTCAACTACGAGAACCTGCCCTCGCTTCCCCCCGTGTGGGAGTACAGCGCCCTGCAGCGCAACGACGAGCAGGAAGAAGACGACGATGATGCGGACGAGGAGGAAtacgaagaagaggaggaagacttTGATGAGTACGAGTTCTCGGAAGGCCCCGAGACGACGAACGGGTACGACCCGGATGGGCGGGGCATCCACAGAGATGCCCTACAGAACTACGTCAACACAGAGCAGGTGCAGCCGCCCAGGTTGCGACACAGCTGCCCACCACATCCACGACCGTGTCAGCCCGACAGAGGGGGGCGCATATTTAGCTTTGATTTCCGCAGACGCTCGAGGTCAGGGGTCGGAGTCTGCGAGCATGAGCACATGCCTCCGTCACGGCAGCTCAACTACATCCAGGTGGACCTAGAGGGAGAACCTCCCTGCCAAGCTCTAGGCGGTGGGGGTGGACAGCCACACCAGCGTCTACCCCCCCAAAAGTGTGGCCCCCAGGCACCCCGGCGCAGTGAATGCTATGCAGTCATCGACCTGAAGAAGACGGCGGCCATGTCCAACCTGCAAAAAGCTCTGCCCAGGGATGATGGCACTTCCAGAAAGACTCGCCACAACAGCACAGACCTGCCTCTGTAA